The Streptomyces sp. TLI_105 DNA segment TGAGTGCGTCGACGTGGTCGTCGGCGACCTGGCGGGGCAGCGCGCTGCTGGAAGTGTCTGGCATGGGGGTCATCCTGGCGCCTCCGGAGGGCCTGCGTCACCCTCGTCAGGCCTCAGTCGGCTGACAAGGAGGGGCCGGGGGAGGGCGGTAGCAGGGGGCCGCATTCCCACTGCTGGAAGATCAGTCGGGTCTCGACGCGGGCCACCTCGCGCCGCGAGGTGAACTCGTCGAGGACGAGACGCTGCAGGTCGGCGGGGTCCGCCACGGCCACGTGGACGAGGTAGTCGTCGGGACCGGTGAGGTGGAACAGCGCCCGGGACTCGGGAAGGGCCCGGATCCGGTCGACGAACGGACCGATCAGTTCACGCCGGTGGGGGCGGACCTGGACGAGAAGCAGCGCTTCGAGCCCGCGCCCGAGTTTGGCCGGATCCAGTCGTAGCTGGTGTCCGAGGATCACCCCGGTGCGGCGCAGCCGTGCCACCCGGTCGAGGCAGGTGGAGGGTGCGACGCCGACCTCGGCGGCGAGTTCGCGGTAGGTGCTCCGGGCGTCGTTCTGCAGGAGGCGAAGAATGTGCAGATCGACCGCGTCCAGTACGACAGAATCGGCCATCTGGCGAACGTAACACGGTGATGTGACGCTACTTCCCGGTATCCGTTCACAGTGCCGCCATGGACGCCATGGATCACGGCCTCTCGGCCATCCCGAGGGCCCTTGCCACCGAAGCCGTGCACGCCGGCCGCGAAGACCTCGCCGGACTCGGACTGCACGCCCCGCCGATCGACCTGTCCACCACCTATCCCTCGTACGACGCCCGGGCCGAGGCCGCCCGGATCGACGAGTTCGCCACCACCGGCGCCCGGCTCGACGGCCCGCCCGTCTACGCCCGGCTCGACAACCCGACCGTCGCCCGCTTCGAGGAGGCCCTCGCCCGCCTGGAGGGCGCCGAGGCCGCCGTCGCCTTCGCCAGCGGCATGGCCGCCCTCACCGCCGTGCTCCTCGCCCGGGCGAGCCAAGGGCTGCGGCACGTCGTCGCGGTCCGCCCGCTGTACGGCTGCAGCGACCACCTCCTCGACGCCGGGCTGCTCGGCACCGAGGTGACCTGGACCGACCCGGCGGGCATCGCCGACGCGATCCGGCCCGACACCGGCCTCGTCATGGTCGAGTCGCCCGCCAACCCGACGCTCGCCGAGGCCGACATCCGGGCCATCGCCCACTCCTGCGGCTCCGTCCCGCTGCTCGTCGACAACACCTTCGCCACGCCGGTGCTCCAGCGCCCCGTCGAGCAGGGCGCGCGCATCGTGCTGCACAGCGCCACCAAGTACCTGGGCGGTCACGGCGACGTCATGGGCGGAATCGTCGCCTGCGACGAGGAGTTCGCCCGTACCCTCCGTCAGGTCCGGTTCGCCACCGGCGGAGTGCTCCACCCCCTCGCCGGATACCTGCTGCTGCGGGGCCTCTCCACCCTCCCGGTACGGGTCAGGGCGGCGTCCTCGACGGCCGCGGAGCTGGTCCGGCGGCTCGCCGTCGACCCCCGCGTCGCCCGCGTCCACTACCCGCGGATCGGCGGCGCGATGATCGCCTTCGAGGTGTACGGGGAGCCGCACGACGTGATCGCCGGCGTACGGCTCATCACCCCGGCGGTCAGTCTCGGCAGCGTCGACACCCTCATCCAGCACCCGGCCTCCATCAGCCACCGCATCGTGGCCGAGGGAGACCGGCGCTCCGCGGGCGTCAACGACCGGCTGCTGCGGATGTCGGTCGGCCTCGAGGACGTCGAGGACCTGTGGCGCGACCTGACCCAGGCGCTCAGCGCTCCGCCGGCCGGGTCCCTTCGCGCGGCTGCTCCTGCCGTGCCCGAGCGCCCGGTCGCGGCGTCGAGGACAGCCGGGCGGTGATCACCAGGGTGCCCTCCTCGATCTGGTAGTCGAGGGGGAGGTTCAGCGCCCGCATCGCGGCCACCATCCCCGTGTTGGAGGACTGCGTCACGGCGTACACGCTGTCGCAGCCGGTCTCCTCGGCCATCGCCACCAGCCGGCCGAGGAGCTCGGAGCCGATGCCGCGCCGCTGCCAGTCGTCCTCGACGAGGAGGGCGACCTCCGTCTCGTCGCCGTCCCACAGCAGGTGGCCGAGGGCGACGAGACGGCCGGAGGCCGTCTGTACGGCGAGGGTGCGGCCGAAGCGGGGGCTGAGCAGGTGGTCGAGGTAGCGGTCGGCGTCGCCGACGGGGCCGTGGTAGCGCAGGCCCAGGGTGCGGGCCGAGCAGCGGTCGTGCATGGCGCGCGCGGCGGGCAGGTCGCGCTGGTCGGCGCGGCGGACCGTGATCTCGTTGCCCTCCGGCAGGGTCAGCACGTCCTGGCTGCGCGGGACGCGGGGGCCGAGCCGGGCGTCGAGCTCGACGAGGGCGCGGGCCCGGGCGAACTCGGTCGGGGTGAAGGGCAGATGGGGCCGCTCGACGATGAGGGTGCCGCCGTGCGGGTCGCGCAGCCGCATCACGGTCTCCTCCAGGACGCCTTCGACCGGGGCCTGTTCGCCGGTGGGGCGGCCGGTCAGCGAGACCGCCGGCACGGAGTGGAGGGTGCAGCGGCCGAGGAGCTGCCGCAGTGCGAGCGGCAGTTCGGCCGCGTCGAGCGCGGTACGGGTGGCGAGGCCCAGGACCCGGGTGGGGGTGTCCACCAGGTCGTGGGTGTCGGCCCGCTCGGTCCAGGTGTCGCGGCCGCCGGCCGCGGCCGTCTCGCGGGCGAGGGCCTGCGCGGAGAGGCCGACGGGGGCGCGCAGCAGGAACTCGTCGACCGTGCCGTCGGCGAGCGGATGGGTCTGGAGGGTGAGGATGTCCACGCCCAGGCGGGCGAGGACCGTGCACAGCGCGGCGAGGCTGCCCGGCGTGTCCGCGACGGTGGTCCGCATCCGCCACAGCGTCGTCTCGGCCGGTGCCCCGGACTCCCCCTCCGTCTCCTGCTCGTTCGCCGGGGATCCGCTCGGGGCCGACAGGTCGGTGGTGGGGCGCCCGCCGGTGTGACCGGCGGGCGGGGCATGGTCGGCATGACTGCGCCTGCGTGCCCACCAGGTGTGGAACGCGGCGGTGGCGACCAGCGTGATCGCGGAGAAGACCAGGAGGTAGGGGCCGTCGGGGCCCTTGACGATGGTCTTGGCGATCGTGTCGGCCACCACCACGGCGGTGAACAGGGCGGCGAGCTCGATCAGGTCGTGCCGCCAGTGGTGCGGACGGCGGGCGCTCTTCGAAGACGTCACATCGGTCATGACTTCACTGTGACCCAGCGGTGTTGCGTGATCGCGAACGCTTTGTGACTGACGGGTTAAGTGCCGATCTGTTGACTTAAAGACCAATTCAGGCCGTTTCTGTCGGAGGCTGATCGACCCCCTGACGGAGTGCGCTCAGCAGCCGTCCGGCCTGCACCACCAGCTGCGAGGAACCCCGCCCCGAGGCGAGCGTTTCGAGCCCGGCGACCTCCCCGCGGGCCCCGCACCGCTCCACGCAGTCGGCGGCCACCGCGAGGACCTCGCCGAGCCCCCGTACCGGCTGCGCCGGGGCGAGCACCCCCGGAAGCATCGCCTCGAGCACCGTCCAGACCGTGGGGTGCGCACCCGTGGCGGCCGCCGTCCGGGCCGCGTCCGCCAGCCGGTTCGGCTTCACCGAGCCCTCCGCCACCAGCCACGCCAGCTCCGTGCCGAGCCGTCGGGCGTTCAGCTCGCCCCGCGCCGCCAGGACGAGCACGCCGTCCACCGCGCGCAGCCGGTCGTCCGCGTCCACGCAGCCGAGACCGAACGCCAGGGTCAGCAGCACCGCGCGGCCGACCGGCCCGTCGGCCTCGACCAGTGCGGTCAGCGGTTCGGTCGCGCCCCGCGAGTCTCCCTCGACGCAGTGCGCGAGGGTCGGCAGA contains these protein-coding regions:
- a CDS encoding PLP-dependent aspartate aminotransferase family protein; this translates as MDAMDHGLSAIPRALATEAVHAGREDLAGLGLHAPPIDLSTTYPSYDARAEAARIDEFATTGARLDGPPVYARLDNPTVARFEEALARLEGAEAAVAFASGMAALTAVLLARASQGLRHVVAVRPLYGCSDHLLDAGLLGTEVTWTDPAGIADAIRPDTGLVMVESPANPTLAEADIRAIAHSCGSVPLLVDNTFATPVLQRPVEQGARIVLHSATKYLGGHGDVMGGIVACDEEFARTLRQVRFATGGVLHPLAGYLLLRGLSTLPVRVRAASSTAAELVRRLAVDPRVARVHYPRIGGAMIAFEVYGEPHDVIAGVRLITPAVSLGSVDTLIQHPASISHRIVAEGDRRSAGVNDRLLRMSVGLEDVEDLWRDLTQALSAPPAGSLRAAAPAVPERPVAASRTAGR
- a CDS encoding GNAT family N-acetyltransferase, yielding MTDVTSSKSARRPHHWRHDLIELAALFTAVVVADTIAKTIVKGPDGPYLLVFSAITLVATAAFHTWWARRRSHADHAPPAGHTGGRPTTDLSAPSGSPANEQETEGESGAPAETTLWRMRTTVADTPGSLAALCTVLARLGVDILTLQTHPLADGTVDEFLLRAPVGLSAQALARETAAAGGRDTWTERADTHDLVDTPTRVLGLATRTALDAAELPLALRQLLGRCTLHSVPAVSLTGRPTGEQAPVEGVLEETVMRLRDPHGGTLIVERPHLPFTPTEFARARALVELDARLGPRVPRSQDVLTLPEGNEITVRRADQRDLPAARAMHDRCSARTLGLRYHGPVGDADRYLDHLLSPRFGRTLAVQTASGRLVALGHLLWDGDETEVALLVEDDWQRRGIGSELLGRLVAMAEETGCDSVYAVTQSSNTGMVAAMRALNLPLDYQIEEGTLVITARLSSTPRPGARARQEQPREGTRPAER
- a CDS encoding Lrp/AsnC family transcriptional regulator yields the protein MADSVVLDAVDLHILRLLQNDARSTYRELAAEVGVAPSTCLDRVARLRRTGVILGHQLRLDPAKLGRGLEALLLVQVRPHRRELIGPFVDRIRALPESRALFHLTGPDDYLVHVAVADPADLQRLVLDEFTSRREVARVETRLIFQQWECGPLLPPSPGPSLSAD